The Methanothrix soehngenii GP6 genome has a window encoding:
- a CDS encoding EamA family transporter, which produces MDWFAFSIAGAACLAVTGIIDKFYLGRYVRNTLAYLFVLVVIQQVFLLPVFAYAGLEFVYPQSLYALSIGVVQVILWAAYLRALKVEETSRIAGQVYVFPVFVFLGEFFLLGETLQPSDYAGGALLVLAALLISYRPASHPGRIAGGGRISPALKYMAVFWVFTAAYSLASKYLLDYMTEWHLIVWSSLGSLVAVLAFLARGEVRSEVGGYFRSGPRLISILFLNELFDFLGRGSLIFAYALGSVALVSSVSALQPFITLIYVLILGFFLPGMLVEDSDGRTIALKIGATVLIVAGVYLVS; this is translated from the coding sequence GTGGACTGGTTTGCATTCTCTATTGCTGGAGCCGCCTGCCTGGCGGTCACGGGGATCATAGACAAGTTCTACCTGGGAAGGTATGTCCGCAATACCCTGGCATATCTATTCGTCCTGGTGGTGATTCAGCAGGTATTCCTCCTGCCCGTCTTTGCCTATGCCGGCCTGGAGTTCGTCTATCCTCAGAGCCTCTATGCCCTGTCCATCGGGGTGGTGCAGGTGATCCTCTGGGCGGCGTACCTGCGCGCCCTCAAGGTGGAGGAGACGAGCAGGATTGCCGGCCAGGTCTACGTATTTCCGGTATTCGTCTTCCTGGGGGAGTTCTTCCTTTTAGGCGAGACCCTCCAGCCCTCTGACTATGCGGGCGGTGCCCTGCTGGTCTTGGCCGCTCTGCTCATCTCCTACCGCCCGGCCTCCCATCCTGGAAGAATCGCCGGAGGAGGCAGGATCTCACCTGCTCTGAAGTACATGGCAGTCTTCTGGGTCTTCACTGCCGCATACTCTTTGGCCTCCAAGTACCTGCTCGACTACATGACCGAGTGGCATCTGATCGTCTGGTCGTCGCTCGGCAGCCTGGTAGCAGTCTTAGCCTTCCTGGCCAGAGGAGAGGTTCGAAGCGAGGTGGGGGGCTATTTCCGATCCGGTCCGAGGCTGATCTCGATTCTTTTCTTGAATGAGCTGTTCGACTTCCTGGGGAGGGGATCGCTCATATTTGCCTATGCCCTGGGGTCAGTGGCCCTGGTATCGAGCGTCTCCGCTCTGCAGCCCTTTATCACCCTGATCTATGTGCTGATTCTGGGCTTCTTCTTGCCCGGGATGCTGGTTGAGGACTCAGACGGCAGGACGATTGCGCTGAAGATCGGGGCGACGGTACTGATCGTTGCCGGGGTGTACCTGGTGTCTTGA
- a CDS encoding ferritin family protein, with the protein MTEFVNPFSGKVPDRKLTSEELIRALRLDLAAEHEAVHLYMAHAEATDNPLVKEVLIDIANEERVHAGEFSRLLQILTGDEDELLAQGAEEVDEMAGKKPSEEKKKPAKKGK; encoded by the coding sequence ATGACTGAGTTTGTCAATCCATTCAGCGGAAAGGTGCCTGACCGAAAATTGACTTCAGAGGAATTGATCCGAGCTTTGCGCCTTGATCTGGCTGCAGAGCATGAGGCAGTGCATCTTTACATGGCTCATGCCGAGGCTACAGATAATCCTCTGGTCAAGGAGGTGCTGATAGATATCGCCAATGAGGAGAGGGTTCATGCAGGAGAGTTCTCTCGTCTGCTCCAGATCCTCACCGGGGACGAGGATGAGCTGCTAGCACAGGGGGCAGAAGAGGTAGATGAGATGGCAGGAAAAAAGCCATCCGAAGAGAAGAAAAAGCCTGCTAAGAAAGGCAAGTAA
- the cfbB gene encoding Ni-sirohydrochlorin a,c-diamide synthase, whose amino-acid sequence MGIKMRADCPRILLAGDRSSSGKTTIVAGLLSALRGRNLKVQPFKVAMDYIDPSYHTWITGRSCRNLDGYLMNEAAVREIYAHAAQGADVAVIEGVRGLYEGYEGDLGSTAQIAKMLRVPVIFVVDARSITRSCAALVKGYMDYDPAVQFRGVILNKVGSARHADKATREIERYAKVEVVGTIRRNEDMHLAMRHLGLVPVMEGKTRHEGFKERVDRIRQIVEEGLDLDRIREIAREAEPLPEVEPDLYLKNDSGKDLSIGVAQDEAFNFYYRDNLELMELAGARIVPFSPVHDASLPEVDGIYIGGGYPEIYARELSENQSFKSSIQKAHEKDIPIFGECGGLMYLGREIEWDGERREMAGLIPGKARRGARRTVSYVHGHLAQASPLGRAGEYIMGHEFHHSEMLIDPKARVEYAIRLERGTGIADGLDGIHIGNLVASYSHIHSASFRGFPASFLSACRDKRQ is encoded by the coding sequence ATGGGCATAAAAATGAGGGCAGACTGTCCCCGTATCCTCTTAGCAGGGGACAGAAGCTCCAGCGGCAAGACGACCATAGTAGCGGGCTTGCTCTCCGCCTTGCGGGGCCGGAATCTGAAGGTTCAACCCTTCAAGGTGGCCATGGACTATATCGATCCCAGCTATCATACCTGGATCACAGGCCGAAGCTGCCGCAATCTGGATGGCTATCTGATGAACGAAGCTGCCGTCCGCGAGATCTATGCCCATGCTGCGCAGGGGGCGGATGTGGCGGTGATCGAGGGGGTGCGTGGCCTTTACGAGGGATATGAGGGCGATCTCGGCTCGACCGCTCAGATTGCCAAGATGCTCCGAGTGCCGGTCATCTTCGTGGTGGACGCGCGCAGCATCACCCGCAGCTGTGCTGCCCTGGTCAAGGGGTATATGGACTACGATCCTGCCGTTCAGTTCCGGGGGGTGATACTGAACAAAGTAGGCTCTGCAAGGCATGCGGACAAGGCGACTAGGGAGATCGAACGCTATGCAAAGGTGGAGGTGGTGGGCACTATCCGGCGCAATGAGGATATGCACCTGGCCATGCGCCATCTGGGCCTGGTGCCGGTTATGGAGGGGAAGACCCGCCACGAGGGCTTCAAGGAGAGGGTGGACCGCATCCGGCAGATCGTGGAGGAAGGCCTGGATCTGGATAGAATCAGGGAGATAGCCCGCGAAGCCGAGCCCTTGCCCGAGGTAGAACCAGACCTTTATCTGAAAAACGATTCCGGCAAGGATCTCTCCATAGGCGTCGCTCAGGACGAGGCCTTCAACTTCTATTACCGCGACAACCTGGAGCTGATGGAGCTGGCTGGAGCGAGGATAGTCCCCTTCAGCCCGGTGCATGACGCTTCTCTGCCAGAGGTAGACGGGATCTACATAGGCGGGGGGTATCCAGAGATTTATGCTCGCGAGCTGTCCGAAAACCAGAGTTTCAAGAGCTCGATCCAAAAGGCGCACGAAAAGGATATCCCCATTTTTGGGGAGTGCGGCGGGCTGATGTACCTGGGCAGGGAGATCGAGTGGGATGGAGAACGCAGGGAGATGGCGGGCCTTATTCCAGGAAAAGCCAGAAGGGGGGCCAGGCGTACAGTTAGCTATGTGCACGGTCATCTGGCCCAAGCCTCGCCTCTGGGAAGGGCGGGCGAGTACATCATGGGCCATGAGTTCCATCATTCGGAGATGCTGATCGATCCGAAGGCAAGGGTGGAGTATGCCATTCGGCTGGAGCGTGGCACGGGAATTGCAGATGGTTTGGATGGCATTCATATAGGAAACCTGGTGGCCAGCTATTCGCATATTCACAGCGCATCCTTTCGAGGATTTCCGGCCAGCTTCCTCTCTGCCTGCCGGGATAAGCGGCAATGA
- the cfbC gene encoding Ni-sirohydrochlorin a,c-diamide reductive cyclase ATP-dependent reductase subunit produces MSSIKHVAIYGKGGIGKSCTASNIAAACAEEGHKVLMVGCDPKSDSSITLIGRRIPTMMDLILKGGEFKEEDVVHQGFRGVRCIEVGGPEPGVGCAGRGIIVAIDFLRKVSKAMEEVDLVLYDVPGDIVCGGFSAPIRKGLVSQAYIITSGEYMPLYAANNISKGLLRLNTPLAGVICNSREAAGEREREIVNQFAQELNSRMVAFIPKEPIVQQCERRTVTVIEGAPDSKIAAVYRALAREIMSGGEARIPEPLSDERLRELSRDLGSEE; encoded by the coding sequence ATGTCATCTATTAAACACGTTGCGATATATGGCAAAGGCGGTATCGGCAAGTCGTGCACTGCCTCGAACATCGCTGCTGCCTGTGCCGAGGAAGGCCACAAGGTTTTAATGGTGGGCTGCGATCCGAAGAGCGACTCAAGCATCACCCTCATAGGAAGGAGAATTCCCACGATGATGGACCTCATCCTCAAGGGAGGAGAGTTCAAAGAGGAGGATGTGGTCCATCAGGGCTTCAGAGGAGTCAGGTGCATTGAGGTGGGCGGGCCCGAGCCAGGCGTGGGATGCGCGGGACGGGGCATAATCGTTGCCATTGATTTTTTGCGGAAGGTATCAAAAGCGATGGAGGAGGTGGATCTGGTGCTCTATGATGTGCCAGGGGACATCGTCTGCGGGGGATTCTCCGCTCCCATCAGGAAAGGGCTGGTGAGCCAGGCCTACATCATAACCTCAGGGGAGTACATGCCCCTTTATGCGGCGAACAATATCAGCAAAGGCCTCCTGCGATTGAATACCCCTCTTGCAGGGGTGATATGCAACTCTCGCGAGGCAGCTGGAGAAAGAGAGCGCGAGATAGTCAACCAGTTTGCCCAGGAGCTGAACAGCCGGATGGTGGCCTTCATTCCCAAGGAGCCGATAGTCCAGCAGTGCGAGAGGAGGACGGTGACTGTGATCGAGGGCGCGCCCGATTCGAAGATCGCCGCTGTCTACCGGGCCCTGGCAAGGGAGATCATGTCCGGCGGAGAGGCCAGGATCCCTGAACCTCTTAGCGATGAGAGGCTGAGAGAGCTCTCCCGCGATCTGGGCTCTGAGGAGTGA
- a CDS encoding pyridoxamine 5'-phosphate oxidase family protein, translating to MVKMPADVKETLEKQKPVPIATASKSGVPNVVFVGLLKIIDDETLMIADNFFYKTAQNLEENPKISVLCYNGETKKSFQIKGTVTVSKEGVDYEAMKSWVHGVNNKLPAKACAMVKVTEIYNAMWGPAAGKQIA from the coding sequence ATGGTTAAAATGCCAGCCGATGTGAAAGAAACCCTGGAGAAGCAAAAGCCGGTTCCTATTGCCACTGCGAGCAAATCGGGAGTCCCGAATGTGGTATTTGTGGGACTGCTCAAGATCATAGATGATGAGACGCTGATGATTGCGGACAACTTCTTCTACAAGACCGCTCAGAACCTGGAGGAGAATCCCAAGATATCAGTCCTGTGCTATAATGGCGAGACCAAGAAGTCCTTCCAGATCAAGGGCACTGTCACAGTCTCCAAGGAGGGAGTGGACTATGAGGCCATGAAATCCTGGGTGCACGGAGTCAACAACAAGCTCCCAGCCAAGGCCTGCGCCATGGTCAAGGTCACTGAGATCTACAACGCTATGTGGGGACCGGCTGCAGGAAAGCAGATAGCTTGA
- a CDS encoding acylphosphatase: MKLKITLAGPKVHDVGYRVFLLKNAMNTALPGLSTYNWEADGRQQVIALVEGDEVRIKAFLKKIEMDRLELAQVT, translated from the coding sequence ATGAAGCTCAAGATCACTCTCGCCGGTCCAAAGGTGCATGATGTCGGCTACCGAGTGTTCTTGCTCAAGAACGCAATGAACACCGCCCTGCCAGGGCTTTCTACCTACAACTGGGAAGCAGACGGCAGGCAACAGGTAATTGCCCTGGTAGAAGGGGATGAGGTTCGAATCAAAGCATTCCTCAAAAAGATTGAGATGGATAGGCTAGAGCTTGCTCAAGTCACATAA
- a CDS encoding RNA-guided endonuclease InsQ/TnpB family protein, with protein MTEQVLTVQCKLSPTDSQAEEMEDTLKAFADACNWINQNTPAKLRNKVRIQGIVYQDVRAKFGLSANLAIRAINRVASNRKTAMKDHSSVKNFEPTSIDYDTRIFAFREKDEEISVTLLRSRQRIKLVLGDYQRTRLKDSKPTSATLCKKGSEYYINIQVKSEAPEQIHVDTVLGVDLGITDIAVTSEGQKFGGKTIKLIKNHYASMRAVLQQKAVKGTRSSRRRCRELQQRLSGKEARYQRQINHEISKAIVTRAQEIPAKIALEDLTGIREGVNQKAGKNHRRRVNGWAFYQLKEFLSYKALAAGVPLVLVDPACTSQTCHQCGEHGIRNGKSFKCPVCGWSGDADFNGAKNIAFLGRYVDRPGGSEGLPSIKAVLSGLLKAPVFRPE; from the coding sequence ATGACTGAGCAGGTGTTAACCGTCCAATGCAAGTTAAGTCCAACAGACTCCCAGGCCGAAGAGATGGAGGATACTCTGAAAGCCTTTGCGGATGCCTGCAATTGGATAAACCAGAATACGCCTGCTAAGCTCAGAAATAAGGTCCGTATTCAGGGCATTGTATACCAAGATGTTCGAGCTAAGTTTGGTCTTTCTGCCAATCTGGCAATCAGGGCTATCAATCGCGTTGCATCTAACCGTAAGACTGCCATGAAGGATCATTCATCAGTTAAGAACTTTGAACCAACCAGTATAGATTATGATACTAGGATCTTTGCTTTCAGAGAGAAAGACGAAGAAATCAGCGTGACTCTTCTTAGATCGAGACAACGAATCAAGTTGGTTCTAGGCGACTATCAGCGAACCAGACTCAAGGATTCTAAACCGACAAGCGCAACGCTTTGTAAGAAAGGATCTGAATACTATATCAACATCCAGGTTAAAAGCGAAGCACCGGAGCAGATACATGTTGATACAGTTCTAGGTGTCGATCTTGGTATAACTGATATAGCTGTGACCTCCGAAGGCCAGAAGTTTGGCGGAAAGACTATCAAGCTAATCAAGAATCATTATGCGTCTATGCGTGCTGTTCTTCAACAGAAAGCCGTGAAAGGTACAAGGAGTTCAAGGCGAAGATGCCGAGAGCTTCAGCAACGACTATCAGGCAAAGAAGCACGCTACCAACGGCAGATCAACCACGAAATCAGCAAAGCCATTGTGACCAGAGCCCAGGAGATTCCTGCAAAGATAGCTCTGGAAGATCTAACCGGAATTAGAGAAGGCGTCAACCAGAAAGCAGGAAAAAACCATAGACGAAGAGTCAATGGTTGGGCCTTCTACCAGCTTAAGGAGTTCCTTAGCTATAAGGCTCTCGCGGCGGGTGTTCCTCTGGTTCTGGTGGACCCCGCATGCACCAGCCAGACGTGCCATCAGTGCGGTGAGCATGGAATCAGGAATGGCAAGAGCTTCAAGTGTCCTGTGTGTGGTTGGTCTGGCGATGCTGATTTCAATGGTGCTAAGAATATAGCTTTCTTGGGCCGCTATGTAGACCGGCCTGGAGGCTCGGAAGGACTTCCAAGTATCAAGGCTGTCCTTTCAGGGCTACTGAAAGCTCCGGTCTTTAGGCCGGAGTAG
- a CDS encoding SDH family Clp fold serine proteinase, protein MMDPTLAQTGTDAFSSLLSNAWIIIFILLFLVPMLQRNYLQAERKRVLARLGKARGSQVITLIHRQETISFLGIPLARYIDIEDSEKVLRAIRRAQKDIPIDIILHTPGGLALAATQIAMALKSHPAKKTVIVPHYAMSGGTLIAFAADQIIMDQHAALGPVDPQLGDAQGAYPATSLLAVAEKKKIDEMDDKTLVYVEEARKALAQMRELLQKILEGKCSDSSKLDVIINEFVSGKYTHDHPFMAEDAKALLGDCVQTDVPEEVYSLMELYRMEMGRSRPGVEYVPLVRDRK, encoded by the coding sequence ATGATGGATCCGACTTTAGCTCAGACTGGCACGGATGCTTTTAGCAGCCTGCTCAGTAACGCCTGGATAATAATATTCATTCTCCTTTTTCTGGTGCCGATGCTCCAGAGGAACTATCTTCAGGCGGAAAGAAAGCGCGTCTTGGCCAGGTTGGGCAAAGCCAGAGGCAGCCAGGTCATAACCCTCATCCACCGCCAGGAGACGATCAGCTTCCTTGGCATTCCTCTCGCCCGGTACATAGATATCGAGGACAGCGAGAAGGTCTTAAGGGCTATCCGCCGGGCGCAGAAGGATATACCCATAGACATCATCCTTCATACTCCGGGAGGACTGGCTCTGGCCGCCACCCAGATTGCGATGGCTCTGAAATCCCATCCTGCCAAAAAAACGGTAATTGTGCCCCATTATGCCATGAGCGGCGGAACGCTGATCGCCTTTGCCGCCGATCAGATCATCATGGACCAACATGCCGCCCTCGGGCCGGTCGATCCGCAATTGGGCGATGCCCAGGGTGCTTACCCCGCCACATCCCTCCTGGCGGTGGCTGAGAAGAAGAAGATCGATGAGATGGATGATAAGACTCTGGTGTATGTGGAGGAGGCCAGAAAGGCTCTGGCCCAGATGAGAGAGCTCTTGCAGAAGATCCTGGAGGGCAAATGCAGTGATTCCTCTAAGCTGGATGTGATCATAAATGAGTTCGTATCCGGAAAATATACCCACGACCATCCCTTCATGGCCGAGGACGCAAAAGCCTTGCTGGGGGATTGCGTGCAGACCGATGTGCCAGAGGAAGTATACTCCCTAATGGAGCTTTACCGCATGGAAATGGGCAGAAGCCGGCCAGGGGTGGAGTACGTGCCACTGGTGAGAGATCGGAAGTAA